One window of the Chryseobacterium camelliae genome contains the following:
- the gldD gene encoding gliding motility lipoprotein GldD gives MIKNIILIFVSALLISCGKDPVPKPSGELRLEYPAATYRKFENNCAYTFEYSDFARITDAKRPCWYYLNYPKMKAKIFVTYYPIKNDFADHIREAEKMVYEHTVKASSIDTKSFEYPERKVYGNFYELKGQTASNLQFYVTDSTRHFVTAYLYFNSRPKPDSLAPAVDYIKKDMKHLLDTFEWKN, from the coding sequence TCTGATATCCTGCGGGAAAGATCCGGTCCCTAAGCCCAGCGGCGAACTGCGCCTGGAATATCCGGCCGCGACATACCGGAAATTTGAAAATAACTGTGCCTATACTTTTGAATATTCTGATTTTGCCAGGATTACGGATGCCAAAAGGCCTTGCTGGTATTACCTGAATTATCCTAAAATGAAAGCGAAAATATTCGTGACCTATTATCCGATCAAAAATGATTTTGCAGATCATATCCGTGAGGCGGAGAAAATGGTGTACGAACACACTGTTAAAGCGAGTTCCATTGATACGAAATCCTTCGAATATCCCGAAAGAAAAGTATACGGGAATTTTTACGAACTGAAAGGGCAGACTGCCTCCAATCTTCAGTTTTATGTGACGGACAGCACCAGGCATTTCGTCACTGCATACCTTTATTTCAATTCCAGGCCGAAGCCGGACTCTCTGGCGCCTGCAGTGGACTATATCAAAAAAGATATGAAGCACCTGCTGGATACCTTTGAATGGAAAAACTGA
- a CDS encoding PfkB family carbohydrate kinase: protein MKLLVVGSVAFDAIETPFGKTDKILGGAATYIGITSSILGVKSGIVSVVGGDFPQEYLDMFTGRDINIEGIEIVKEGKTFFWAGKYHNDLNTRDTLATEVNVLENFDPKIPDSMQDSEILLLGNLHPGVQLSVLEKMNQRPKLVILDTMNFWMDSAWDILMEMIAKTDVITINDEEARQLSGEYSLVKAAKKIHEMGPEYVIIKKGEHGALLFHDHKVFAIPALPLEEVFDPTGAGDTFAGGFAAYLAKKGKVDFETMKSALIVGSAMASYTVEKFGTERIQEVSEADMFTRLRQFKELTTFDIELQ, encoded by the coding sequence ATGAAACTTTTAGTTGTAGGAAGTGTTGCATTTGATGCAATCGAAACGCCATTTGGGAAAACCGATAAGATTTTAGGAGGTGCCGCCACATATATCGGTATCACTTCATCCATTTTAGGGGTAAAATCCGGAATCGTTTCTGTAGTAGGAGGAGATTTTCCGCAGGAATACCTGGATATGTTTACCGGAAGGGATATCAATATTGAGGGAATCGAAATCGTAAAAGAAGGTAAGACATTCTTCTGGGCAGGAAAATACCACAACGACCTGAATACAAGAGATACACTGGCTACCGAAGTGAATGTACTGGAAAATTTTGATCCCAAGATCCCTGATTCCATGCAGGATTCGGAAATCCTTCTGTTAGGGAACCTTCATCCCGGCGTACAGCTTTCCGTACTGGAAAAAATGAATCAGCGCCCTAAGCTGGTGATCCTGGATACCATGAATTTCTGGATGGATTCCGCTTGGGATATTTTAATGGAGATGATTGCCAAAACCGATGTGATCACCATTAATGATGAAGAGGCAAGGCAGCTTTCCGGAGAGTATTCGCTGGTAAAAGCCGCGAAGAAAATCCATGAGATGGGTCCTGAATATGTGATCATTAAAAAAGGCGAACACGGGGCATTGCTATTCCACGACCATAAGGTATTTGCAATCCCTGCACTGCCGCTGGAAGAGGTTTTCGATCCTACCGGGGCCGGAGATACTTTCGCCGGAGGTTTTGCGGCTTACCTGGCTAAAAAAGGCAAGGTGGATTTCGAAACCATGAAATCTGCCTTAATCGTAGGATCTGCCATGGCATCCTATACGGTGGAAAAATTCGGAACCGAACGCATCCAGGAGGTAAGTGAAGCTGATATGTTCACCCGGTTGAGACAGTTTAAGGAGCTGACAACCTTCGATATCGAACTTCAGTAA
- a CDS encoding peptidylprolyl isomerase → MINRLKVTFLFGMFMMLFSASMHAQLKQGELVDGIAAVIGNEIVLESDVNEQMNYAKQQGASNIDKCEFLENLLNNKLMVYEAKKDTLIENRSAAIKEQANAKYSQMLAQFPDEKAMLAAYKFRNAYEMKNAIEKIDTDTYYGQAKYQRITDKADVTPNEVTDFYNMYKSQLPEIKDEVSLGQIMMFPKLTEAHKQELIDKLKKIKQDILGGETFESQARIYSEDPGSASNGGLMKNISKGQMVKPFEAAALNLQEGEISDPVESEFGYHIIQLVKKSGKIYDARHILLLATPTDEEVATAKKKLDSIRTLVLDGKMTFKDAAFRFSDDKRTKFNAGLIPGADGSSKIEKETIPGTISYELAGLNKNDITTAFEDIDERKRKVVKIVKVEDMIPAHQITLETDYDRIKQMALNKKKSEMVEKYVNKQLPTTFISIDGRYDTCNFKGDWKKESIKK, encoded by the coding sequence ATGATAAATAGACTAAAAGTTACTTTCCTGTTCGGGATGTTCATGATGCTGTTTTCAGCGTCAATGCATGCACAGCTGAAGCAGGGAGAGCTTGTGGATGGTATTGCAGCGGTAATAGGGAATGAGATCGTCCTGGAATCTGACGTTAATGAGCAGATGAATTACGCCAAGCAGCAGGGGGCCTCCAATATAGATAAGTGCGAATTCCTGGAAAACCTCCTGAATAATAAGCTTATGGTTTATGAGGCTAAAAAGGATACCCTGATTGAAAACCGTTCTGCGGCGATTAAAGAGCAGGCCAATGCCAAATACAGCCAGATGCTCGCTCAGTTCCCGGATGAAAAAGCAATGCTTGCCGCCTACAAATTCAGGAACGCCTATGAAATGAAAAATGCGATCGAAAAGATCGATACCGATACCTATTACGGACAGGCCAAATACCAGAGGATCACAGACAAGGCAGACGTAACCCCGAATGAGGTAACAGATTTTTACAATATGTACAAATCGCAGCTGCCTGAAATCAAGGATGAAGTTTCATTAGGACAGATCATGATGTTCCCGAAGCTTACCGAAGCCCATAAGCAGGAACTGATTGATAAACTTAAGAAAATCAAGCAGGACATCCTTGGAGGAGAGACCTTTGAGAGTCAGGCCAGGATCTACTCGGAAGATCCGGGATCCGCATCTAACGGAGGGCTGATGAAGAATATTTCAAAGGGACAGATGGTGAAGCCTTTTGAGGCGGCAGCACTGAACCTTCAGGAAGGTGAAATTTCTGATCCTGTGGAATCGGAATTCGGGTACCATATCATTCAGCTGGTTAAAAAATCAGGAAAAATCTATGATGCAAGGCATATCCTTCTGCTGGCTACGCCAACCGATGAAGAAGTCGCTACAGCGAAAAAGAAGCTTGACAGCATCAGGACACTGGTGTTAGACGGTAAAATGACCTTTAAGGATGCCGCATTCAGGTTCTCTGATGATAAAAGGACCAAGTTCAATGCAGGACTGATTCCCGGAGCAGACGGTTCCAGCAAAATAGAAAAGGAAACGATCCCGGGAACCATCAGCTACGAGCTTGCCGGATTGAACAAAAATGACATTACCACAGCATTTGAGGATATTGACGAAAGAAAAAGGAAAGTGGTGAAGATCGTTAAGGTCGAAGACATGATCCCAGCCCACCAGATTACCCTGGAAACCGATTATGACCGGATCAAGCAGATGGCGCTTAACAAGAAGAAAAGTGAAATGGTTGAGAAGTATGTCAACAAACAGCTTCCAACTACCTTTATCTCCATCGACGGGCGCTACGACACCTGCAACTTCAAAGGAGACTGGAAAAAAGAATCCATCAAAAAATAA
- a CDS encoding NAD(P)H-dependent flavin oxidoreductase produces MQQDRNRITALFNIQYPIIQAGMIWHSGWKLASAVSNCGGLGLIGAGSMYPDILRENIQKCRQATDKPFGVNVPMLYPNLDEVISIILEEGVKIVFTSAGNPKTYTETLQKEGLKVAHVVSSTKFAVKCEDAGVDAIVAEGFEAGGHNGRDETTTFCLIPNVKKHISKPLIAAGGIALGAQMKAAMILGADGVQIGSRFAATIEASAHENWKKKITELQEGDTHLTLKELAPVRMVKNKFFNELEGIYTTGRNTEALITALGRARAKRGMFEGDMEEGELEIGQVSALIDEVLPVETVFNNLLKEFDEARMPSF; encoded by the coding sequence ATGCAGCAGGACCGCAACAGGATTACCGCACTTTTCAACATACAGTATCCCATCATACAGGCAGGAATGATCTGGCATTCCGGCTGGAAACTGGCATCAGCCGTATCCAATTGCGGAGGACTGGGCCTCATTGGCGCAGGAAGCATGTATCCGGATATCTTACGGGAGAATATTCAGAAGTGCAGGCAGGCTACCGACAAGCCTTTCGGGGTGAATGTACCCATGCTGTATCCGAACCTTGATGAAGTGATCAGCATCATTCTGGAAGAGGGCGTGAAAATCGTCTTTACTTCTGCCGGAAACCCGAAGACCTATACGGAGACTCTTCAGAAAGAAGGACTCAAAGTAGCGCATGTGGTTTCTTCCACAAAGTTTGCCGTTAAATGTGAAGATGCCGGAGTGGATGCCATTGTAGCGGAAGGCTTTGAAGCGGGCGGCCATAACGGAAGAGATGAAACGACTACCTTCTGCCTGATCCCCAATGTGAAGAAACATATATCAAAACCTCTGATCGCCGCAGGCGGAATTGCTTTGGGAGCACAGATGAAAGCAGCTATGATCCTCGGAGCCGACGGCGTGCAGATCGGGTCCCGTTTTGCCGCTACTATTGAAGCCAGTGCCCATGAAAACTGGAAAAAGAAAATTACCGAGCTGCAGGAAGGGGATACCCATCTCACCCTGAAAGAACTCGCGCCGGTAAGGATGGTCAAAAATAAATTCTTTAATGAGCTGGAAGGTATTTATACCACCGGAAGAAATACCGAAGCTTTAATTACAGCTTTAGGCCGTGCCAGAGCCAAACGTGGAATGTTTGAAGGCGATATGGAGGAAGGTGAACTTGAAATCGGGCAGGTTTCCGCCCTGATTGATGAGGTACTTCCTGTAGAAACCGTTTTCAATAACCTGCTGAAGGAGTTTGACGAAGCCAGGATGCCGTCTTTTTAA